The Legionella lansingensis DNA window AACTCAGAGCTTCGTTATTTGAAATCTTTGAAGATTCTTTTTTATATTGTTGATTAAATTTTGGTTTTAGCGTGTTATACATAAAAAACATAGAAACTCCATAGTGTGGTAAAATCACAACGGCAATTTGGTATTTTTGAATACAATATGAAAGTTACTTAAACAAAACAATGTTAACATCTATTTGTTTATAAACGAAATAGATCATTCTTATGTGATGTATACAAATTCCTAATGGATCAGAGAGGTAGCCCGTTTGCTTGGCAAACAGGCTACACTAGCTAACTTCGCAATTTTAATCTGCCTATCTTATTCAACTTTCTTATCCAAAGATATTTGAGGTAATTCGGTAAATAAGCGATTATGAAGTAAATCTATTTTTGAGGTATTATTGTGCCGAGATTACATACTGTTCATGGTTATTATGATCCCTTTAAATTTATTCAAAAATCTCACACTAAAGAGAATCTAATTAATGAAAGGGAACTCATTGATTATCTAAATAATGCATATCGTCAGGCTATAAGAAAAATATTACTAGCTTCTCCTGCATCTTTTGCAGAAGAATCACCAATATATGATCTTTGTATTGATGTCATCTTGAACAGCGATGATATAACCAAAGTAACTGTAAAGTGGATTGAAGATCAAATAAATAAAAATAAGGAACTAGATAAACTAAAAATTTTAAAGTCAGACGACCCCAATGTTGAAAAACTCCGATTAATAAAGACTGTTACAGAAGTGCATCAAGACAATTTAGCTATTAATGAGAATGTTGTTTCTTTTGTAAATAGCACTCTAGCTCTTGAGGATATATTAAATAAAGAATATAAATACGGCATTTTTGCTTTTTCCAAAAGCGATTCAGAAATGAAAGAAGCTATTGCGGCGCTTAAAGACGCTTTAAAAGAAAAACCAGCCGATCTTTTATCGCATTTATCAACCTTACGTAAGGGTAAATTAGGTGACTCTATTAGAGCCTTTGTAAAGCAAGGCCTGGCAGATAAGTTATTGGATGGCAAAACAGTTCGTACTGTAAGTGATTTTATAACGGCGCTACACCAGCAAGTGAATCTTAGTCCGTCTTTAACTGCCAACATGTCTTGATGAAAGCCCCGGATTGGGGATGAGCCGAAGTATTTTGATGAGCAGACATGTAAATTGGAACCTTTACCCAATCCTTTTGGGCCTAAAGTGTGTTACCTATGTCTCCGGTATAATTTGTAACCCATGTCCCCGGAATAGACCTCTAGAAACTGGTCGGGACGGAAGGATTTGAACCTTCGACCACTAGCACCCCATGCTAGTACGCTACCAGGCTGCGCTACGCCCCGATTTGGATGCGGAATAATAACTTGTCTGAATTTAAATAACAAGCATCCTTTCTTCTATCTAGGATAGCTCATTGTGCTTATGAAGACAGATTATTAAGGAAATGTCTCACAAACTCATATTCTGTCGTCTGCGAGTTATTACCACTACAAACTGGGCTTGCCCATTTATCAGCGCAAGGTCTGTCTCTGGCTATCGACCACATTGCCAAGCCACCTAACTGTTTCGTTTGTGCAAATTGTGTTAAAGCATCGGTATTTTGCAAGGTAAATTGCTCGCTGTTGACGTCGTTAACACCAATCATCGGAGTAACGATAATTTGTTGCCATAAAGCCTCTGGTGCTTTCTCAGGGTACAATGCTTTCAAATTGTCATATAAAGCGGTTGCAGCTTGAATGGCATACTGTCCCATGTCGCCTGGATAAGCAGGACCGTAGTCCATAGCCATGATGTTAACTTGATAATTGAGTCCAGCATCTTTGGCGGCATTTAAGATTTGTTTTCCTTGGAACGTTAATCCCTCAGGCATAACCGGCAAGGTAAAACTTAATTTGATTTTAGGATTCTTTTTTTGGAATGCCTGCAACGCTTGCATCAACTTTGGGACATCCGCTGTACCATTTTCAATATCAAAATCCAAAGATTTGGCTTGATAGGTATTTACCACTTGTTCAAAGATAGTGGTTAATTTGCTTTTGTCGCAATTGAATGAAATATCTGTCCCATTTGCACCACCAAAAGAAACAGCGACATCAACGCCATTTTGGACAAGCTGATCAGTTAAGTGTTTTCCGAAGCCGCTATCCAAGCCATAAGTGGCTTGAGCACCCCAAGCCGGCTGACAACTACCACTATCGGTAATAAACGCTAAGTGATAAGCCTTGATGCCATTGGTTATAGCAATTTTTGCTAAATCCATAGGCTGCATACTTTGCGTTTGCGAATCCCAATGGGCATTAATGGTAAGATCGGCATAAGGGCTAAAGAGAACTGTCTTTGTTGCAGCAATAGCTTGAGTTACTACCAAAATAGCACCACAAAGAATAAACCAGGTCTTTTTCATTAGACATCCTACCAAAGCAAAGGATGTCGATATTAGCACTTTATAGTCAAAATTTAAACATCATGTCACTCATCAAACGAGTGCGTATCATCTCCGCGTAGGCGGGGATTCCATCCTGATGGAAGCCTCATACTAGAATGGATTCCCTCCTACGCGGGAATGACTCAATTAAATGAACAGTCTCGAAAATCAACCAAATGCATTGACTCCAGTAATATGTCGACCAAGCACTAGAGTATGTACGTTATCCGTACCCTCATAGGTGAACACAGATTCTAAATTAAGCATATGTCGAATGACATGGTACTCAAGACTAATACCATTTCCCCCTAGCAGGTTGCGGCAAGCGCGAGCAATTTTTAAAGCCTCACGGCAAGCATTGCCTTTTGCCAAGGAGATCATCACTGGGGTGTCTCGCTGCTCATCCTTTAAACGGCCGATTTGTAAATTAAGACATTGTGCTTTGATAATTTCGGTATACATGTCTGCCAAATCTTTTTGAATGAGTTGGAAAGAAGCGAGGGGCTTGTCAAATTGTTTGCGTTCTAGCAAGTAGTCTCGAGTGATGTCAAAACAAGCCATGGCAGCGCCCATTGCTCCCCAGGCAATGCCATATCGAGCCTGACTTAGACAGCTTAATGCGGCACCTAAACCTTTATCACTGGCAGGTAAAAGATTCTCATCAGGTACAAAAACATCTTCTAACACGAGCTCACCTGTTAGTGAGGCACGTAAAGACATCTTCTGCTTAATTTCTGGGGCATGAAAACCCTTAAACTCCTTTTCAACAATAAAGCCGCGAATGCCTGTCTCTGTCTTTGCCCATACAATAGCAATGTCAGCTATGGGTGCATTGGTGATCCACATTTTTGCACCATTTAAACGCCAACCACCATTGACCTTTTTGGCGCTGGTCCGCATGCTGGCTGGATCAGAGCCTGAATCAGGTTCAGTCAGCCCAAAACAGCCGATGATTTCACCGGCAGCCATGGCTGGCAAAAAGCGCTTCTTTTGCTCCTCACTACCATAACGAAATATAGGGTACATGCATAACGAGCTTTGTACTGACACAAAACTACGCAATCCACTATCACCCCGTTCTAATTCTTGGCACACCAAACCGTAGGCAACATAAGAGGCTTCTGCCCCTCCATATTCAGAAGGCAGAGTTAAGCCCAATATACCCAAGTCAGCAGATTTTTTTATAAATTCTCTTGGAAACTCAGCATGTTCAAAAGCTTCCGCCATTAAAGGTACGACATCCTGACTAACAAAACGCGAAACACTATCGCGAATCATGCGCTCATCTTCGTGTAATTGTTCGTCAAGAAATAACAAATCGTCCACGTTCTTTCTCCCTTTTAACTGAATGCAATGCCAAAACAGCAGCGACAATACTGTCACGACTAGGCAACAAATACTGCCAAGCAGTCCCTAATGGAATAAAGCAGTCTTCACCGGTGATACGTTTTATTTTCAAACGAGGAGGAGCATTTTCCATCAAGAAAGCCATTAAACCTTCACTCACCGAACCACTTTGACGCCCTTCATCCACGATTAACACGCGCTTTGCCTTAGCGATCTCACTCAGTATCGCTTCTGCAGGTATAGGACTTAACCAGCGTAAATCGACTAATTTCACAGCGATGTTATATTTCTCTTGTAAAACTTTTGCAGCCTGCCTGGACAAATAATAACCATTAGCATAGCTCAAAATCACGGTATCACCTTCGCCAAACACACCAACTTCACCGAGCTCAATCGTCTTATCAGGGGATGGATATTCGAATAACCAACCGTTATCGGAAGCCTCATGGAGATCTTTGGTCATGTATAAAGCGATAGGCTCTAAAAAGACCACAACACGTCCCTCTTGATGAGCTAAGCGCATGCAAGTACGCAGCATCATGGCCGCATCAGGACCATTGGACGGACAAGCAACAACAACTCCTGGCAAATCCCTAAGAACAGCAATGGAATTATCATTGTGGAAATGACCGCCAAAACCTTTCTGATAGGCCAAAGCAGCAATGCGAATAACCATAGGGTTTTGGTATTGTCCATTGGAGAAAAAAGATAGGGTAGAGGCTTCTCCACGTAATTGATCTTCTGCATTATGCAAATAAGCTAAAAACTGAATTTCTGGGACCGGTAGAAAGCCATTATGCGCCAAGCCAATAGCCGTGCCTAAAATGGTTGTCTCATCCAGTATAGAATCAAAAACACGACGTTGGCCAAAGCGACTTTGCAGATCAGCTGTAACACGATATACTCCACCTTTTTTCCCTATATCTTCTCCGAAAAGCAACATATTTGGGTATTGCATCATCAGATCAGTTAAGGCGAAATTAATTTGCTGGCAAAGATTGCGTTTCATCGCCAATTGATTATAACTGCTGCCAAAAACCTCTTTGCGCCTCGCTTCATCTGCAGGCAAATAACTGCGTTTATTACGTATTTTGGGCAGCAAAGAAGACATGACTTCTTTAGCACTACTCATTTTAGGTAGATGAATAACTTCCATCGCTTTGGCTTCAATAAGAGCATGGTTAGCTTGGTAGAGATCGATCATTGCCTGTATGCTCATCCATCCTTCACGATAAAGTAGACCGGCTGTATACAATAAAGGGTCTTGAGACTCCCGTGCTTCAATTTCGGCTTGAGAACTATATTGAGACTCAATATCTGAACCTGCATGACCTAGCAAACGCACGCATTTCATGTGCAAAAACACTGGTTGTTTTTTAATTCTGGCCAAATATTCAGCCTGAAGTGCTTGTCGATAGGTATCTGCAATGTTTAACCCATCGCAAGTCATATAGTGTAATCCTGGACGTCCCTTTATTGAGTCTTCTACCCAGTTTGCTGGAGTAGGTACTGAGATACCTATGCCATTGTCTTCACAAATAAAAATCAGCGGTAAGGGATAACCTTGTGTTGCAATCCATGAGCATGCATTTAAAGTGGTTTGAGCCGACGCATGGTTTGTTGACGCATCGCCAAAGGAACACAAAATCACTGCATCAACAGGTAGTTTGCTGTTAATGGCCAATTCTTTTGCGCGTGTAATTGATAATGCTGCGCCTAATGCCTTGGGCAAATGAGAAGCAATGGTAGACGTTTGTGGCGGTATATTTAAAGGTACGCTACCAAATACTTTGTGACGTCCTCCGGCAATGGGGTCATCAGCCGCAGCAACTAAGGAAAGTAGAATATCTTTGACACCATCACAACCTGCTAATTGCTTTGCACGCTGCAAATAAAAAGCCCCACTGCGATAATGCAGAAAAGCCATATCACTGATTTTAAAGACTTTACCAAAAACAACGTTGCCTTCATGACCACTGCTGCCAATGGTGTAATAAGATAAAGCTTTTTCTTTCAATTGACGCGCAATGAGATCCAACAGCCGCGATTTGATCTGTGAATCAAAGAGTTCGATAGCAGTCTTTTTATCCATCCCTACATCCGCAGGCGAGGTCGGTGTTTTCATCCGCGGGAAATCAGCATCCTTGACACGCTTTATAAATTGTTCGTCAACTACACTTGCTCTATCTAGCATTTTCCACACCCTGTTCCTTACGCTTATGATCCTGTTATGCCATCTCAGCTGCAATAGTGGGCATCAGTATAGTTAAATGCCCTCATAAAAAACAAGCAAATTGAAGGAATTGAATGACAACCAAGATCCACCGACTGGCAGAAACTGTACAAATATTCTACAATTTATCTACCTGAGCAAGACTAGAGGTAATTATGAAACGGATAGCGTTAGTACCTATGTCAGTCATTTTGACAGCTTGTGGTTATACCAATACTGAGCTTGTTGAATATAAGCAAGTCAGTGTTACTCCAGTGGTTACAACTCGTGTCGTCACTACACCGGTGGTCACCAAGCGGGTTGTCAAACGTTGTTGTCCTGGTGTGGTAACAACTACCTCAGCATGTTGTCCGGCTGTACCGGTGGTTACATCATCGAGTTGCTGTCCATCAACGGTAGTGACTACCCCAGTCGTTTATGATTCTGTCAGTGTTGTTGACACTGAGCCTGTCGATGTCACCACAACAAGCGTTGAATATTATTAGCAAACGGGGTGCGAAATGCTCCATAAGGCTACGATTGCTGTTGAATTGCTAGCCTTGTGGGGATAAAACCTAACAGGGAATCAGAGTCAACATAATGAATGCAATTACAACAAATGCATTGACCAACGCCCTACATGCTGTTTTTCTTCTTTTCTATTTTTTAATCGCCGCTTTTCAGTGGATAAAAGGTAACAAGAAATTCACTAACTTTATCGTTGTTTTTTTCCTGATGATTTTTGTGTTGAAGGTACTAGGCGTTTGGGTTCATTATGCCTACGGACAGCCATATGTTGGTCATCTATGGATTGCAATTGGCTTAGGGGTGGTTTTTTTAAATTATTGCCTAATTCAGGCCATGGATGTTTCTGATAGCATACGCATCGTTGTTATTTTTATTTCCTTAGCATTCACGTATTTTAATATCACACAAGATAGTTTTTTATTTATCGCGCTTTCAGTCATCTTTATTTATTCGTTAGCTGCTATCTATTCGAAAGGATTGGCGCGTGTTGGTTTCATTGCAGTCATCGCTTCCAATATTATTTGGATCGCCTTGCGGGAAGGAACAAATATGCTTTTAGGCTATGAAGTACCGGTTGAGTATCGTTATGATAACGACCTGTATCATATTCTGTTGATTCTCTCTACCTTTATCATTTTTTTTGCAATTACCCGAGGCGATTGGCCATATCCAGCATCCCACGAGAGGATCGATTAATTGCTGAACGAAGTGAAATCCGGGTGAGGAGGTCCTTCGGACTTCATCCAACTACATCGCTGAAACCAATCAGAGAGATTTCGGTTTTTTATTATCTTCTTCAGTAGTGTCTGTTTTAGGCGCATTTTCGTCCTGAAGTGCTGTCTTGAAACCACTTACGGATTTAGCTAGTCCTTTTTCACGTCCAAACAATGTGAAACCTGTGCCAGCCGCAGCTGATGTCGCAACAGCCCCTCCCGCAATCGCTCCTGATGCAAGCACTCCCAATTTGGCTGCACCAAGTACTGCAAGCAATAAACTACTACCACCTGAAGGAATCGCTGCCAAAACCCCACCAACGACCAGGACTGCACAGGCAAATACCAATAATCCTACACCTAATGCTTTCCAACCGGGTGAGGATTTACCAGACACATGATTTGCCAAAGACGCCAATTGCTTGACATTGGCTTTCGATTTTTCCGCATTATGTGATTCTGTTAAGCCTTTGTTAGCAGTGGCTAATACCAAACTCAAATCACTTAGGCTTCG harbors:
- a CDS encoding chitinase; translated protein: MKKTWFILCGAILVVTQAIAATKTVLFSPYADLTINAHWDSQTQSMQPMDLAKIAITNGIKAYHLAFITDSGSCQPAWGAQATYGLDSGFGKHLTDQLVQNGVDVAVSFGGANGTDISFNCDKSKLTTIFEQVVNTYQAKSLDFDIENGTADVPKLMQALQAFQKKNPKIKLSFTLPVMPEGLTFQGKQILNAAKDAGLNYQVNIMAMDYGPAYPGDMGQYAIQAATALYDNLKALYPEKAPEALWQQIIVTPMIGVNDVNSEQFTLQNTDALTQFAQTKQLGGLAMWSIARDRPCADKWASPVCSGNNSQTTEYEFVRHFLNNLSS
- a CDS encoding acyl-CoA dehydrogenase family protein: MDDLLFLDEQLHEDERMIRDSVSRFVSQDVVPLMAEAFEHAEFPREFIKKSADLGILGLTLPSEYGGAEASYVAYGLVCQELERGDSGLRSFVSVQSSLCMYPIFRYGSEEQKKRFLPAMAAGEIIGCFGLTEPDSGSDPASMRTSAKKVNGGWRLNGAKMWITNAPIADIAIVWAKTETGIRGFIVEKEFKGFHAPEIKQKMSLRASLTGELVLEDVFVPDENLLPASDKGLGAALSCLSQARYGIAWGAMGAAMACFDITRDYLLERKQFDKPLASFQLIQKDLADMYTEIIKAQCLNLQIGRLKDEQRDTPVMISLAKGNACREALKIARACRNLLGGNGISLEYHVIRHMLNLESVFTYEGTDNVHTLVLGRHITGVNAFG
- a CDS encoding thiamine pyrophosphate-dependent enzyme, whose amino-acid sequence is MLDRASVVDEQFIKRVKDADFPRMKTPTSPADVGMDKKTAIELFDSQIKSRLLDLIARQLKEKALSYYTIGSSGHEGNVVFGKVFKISDMAFLHYRSGAFYLQRAKQLAGCDGVKDILLSLVAAADDPIAGGRHKVFGSVPLNIPPQTSTIASHLPKALGAALSITRAKELAINSKLPVDAVILCSFGDASTNHASAQTTLNACSWIATQGYPLPLIFICEDNGIGISVPTPANWVEDSIKGRPGLHYMTCDGLNIADTYRQALQAEYLARIKKQPVFLHMKCVRLLGHAGSDIESQYSSQAEIEARESQDPLLYTAGLLYREGWMSIQAMIDLYQANHALIEAKAMEVIHLPKMSSAKEVMSSLLPKIRNKRSYLPADEARRKEVFGSSYNQLAMKRNLCQQINFALTDLMMQYPNMLLFGEDIGKKGGVYRVTADLQSRFGQRRVFDSILDETTILGTAIGLAHNGFLPVPEIQFLAYLHNAEDQLRGEASTLSFFSNGQYQNPMVIRIAALAYQKGFGGHFHNDNSIAVLRDLPGVVVACPSNGPDAAMMLRTCMRLAHQEGRVVVFLEPIALYMTKDLHEASDNGWLFEYPSPDKTIELGEVGVFGEGDTVILSYANGYYLSRQAAKVLQEKYNIAVKLVDLRWLSPIPAEAILSEIAKAKRVLIVDEGRQSGSVSEGLMAFLMENAPPRLKIKRITGEDCFIPLGTAWQYLLPSRDSIVAAVLALHSVKREKERGRFVIS